The following are encoded in a window of Manihot esculenta cultivar AM560-2 chromosome 8, M.esculenta_v8, whole genome shotgun sequence genomic DNA:
- the LOC110621288 gene encoding uncharacterized protein LOC110621288, translating into MKTSILKSQFYLIGSTSLTNPSANFSIKTKSHLKNPTTTPTKPNFPRKILVKTRDSRKGIIINQELPKVSANGISSRFVVMSAVSVGFVLFVMGMDEHSKALALGPEGPLMEEFWDNVRRYALYALTVSTGALYTIFQPIVELLKNPISAVLIVIIFGGSIFLISQVLSAMVGVTDFTYDYGY; encoded by the coding sequence ATGAAAACCAGTATTCTGAAATCCCAATTTTACCTCATTGGATCCACCAGTCTCACCAACCCATCTGCAAACTTCTCAATTAAAACCAAATCCCATCTCAAAAATCCAACAACTACACCTACAAAACCAAATTTTCCGAGAAAAATTCTAGTCAAAACAAGGGATTCAAGAAAGGGAATCATAATAAACCAGGAGCTTCCTAAGGTTTCTGCAAATGGAATTTCTTCAAGGTTTGTGGTAATGAGCGCTGTATCAGTGGGATTTGTGTTGTTCGTAATGGGCATGGATGAGCACTCCAAGGCATTGGCATTGGGGCCTGAAGGGCCGCTGATGGAAGAGTTTTGGGACAATGTAAGAAGATATGCACTTTATGCACTGACAGTAAGTACAGGTGCACTTTATACAATCTTTCAGCCTATAGTAGAATTGCTGAAGAATCCCATCTCTGCTGTCctcattgttattatttttgggGGAAGTATCTTTCTTATTTCTCAGGTGCTATCTGCCATGGTTGGTGTAACTGATTTTACTTATGATTATGGGTATTAA
- the LOC110621456 gene encoding uncharacterized protein LOC110621456: MALRWLLHSACHIVGYPSKDSTNIQQGSHAVGYPCKQEINGVIKSTKPITSSVGFQMPLHYPRYSKADYEKMEEWRLDLLLREYGLNFMGTLEDKRSFAMGAFLWPDQY; the protein is encoded by the coding sequence ATGGCACTGAGGTGGCTTCTTCATTCGGCTTGCCATATTGTAGGGTACCCTAGCAAAGACAGTACAAATATTCAACAGGGCAGCCATGCTGTAGGGTATCCCTGCAAACAAGAAATTAATGGAGTCATCAAAAGCACAAAGCCAATCACTTCATCAGTAGGGTTCCAAATGCCTCTTCATTACCCAAGATACTCCAAGGCCGATTACGAGAAGATGGAGGAGTGGAGATTGGATTTGCTTCTTAGGGAATATGGCCTAAACTTCATGGGCACCCTTGAAGATAAGAGATCATTCGCAATGGGTGCTTTCTTGTGGCCTGACCAATATTGA
- the LOC110621363 gene encoding CASP-like protein 2B1: MSYLGVGVSPGNVPVYHGTNLKVIDRRVRLAELILRCLICGLGILAAVLVGTDTQVKEIFSIQKKARFTDMKALVFLVIANGIAAAYSLLQGVRCVVGMVRGSVLFSKLLAWAIFSGDQVMAYLTVAAVAAAAQSAAFAKLGEPELQWMKICNMYGKFCNQVGEGIASAFLVSLSMVVLSCISAFSLFRLYGANKGKGSSRW, translated from the exons ATGAGTTATTTGGGTGTTGGTGTTAGTCCTGGGAATGTGCCTGTGTATCACGGTACCAATTTGAAGGTTATTGATAGGAGGGTGAGGCTTGCAGAGCTGATTTTAAGGTGTTTGATATGTGGCTTAGGAATCCTTGCTGCTGTTCTTGTTGGAACAGATACTCAGGTTaaagaaatattttcaattCAAAAGAAAGCTAGATTCACCGACATGAAGGCTCTTGT CTTTTTGGTGATAGCAAATGGGATAGCTGCTGCCTATTCCTTGCTTCAAGGAGTGCGTTGTGTTGTGGGTATGGTTAGAGGAAGTGTGCTCTTCAGCAAGCTCTTAGCATGGGCAATCTTCTCTGGAGATCAG GTGATGGCTTATCTGACAGTAGCTGCTGTTGCAGCTGCTGCACAGTCTGCAGCATTTGCGAAATTGGGAGAACCAGAGCTACAATGGATGAAGATATGCAATATGTATGGAAAATTCTGTAACCAAGTTGGGGAGGGAATAGCAAGTGCATTTTTGGTTAGTCTGAGCATGGTGGTTCTTTCATGCATCTCTGCTTTCAGCCTCTTCCGCTTGTATGGGGCCAACAAGGGCAAAGGCAGCTCAAGGTGGTAG